The following are from one region of the Isoalcanivorax indicus genome:
- a CDS encoding ABC transporter ATP-binding protein, translated as MSRLQIENLSVRFGTGDPVVDQVSLTLHAGRMLALVGESGSGKSVTALSLLRLLPPQAQVSASAMTFEDRDILHLNEQQLRGLRGGRIGMIFQEPLSALNPLHTVEKQIGESIAVHQGLSRSATRKRVLALLDKVHLPKPETLLGRYPHQLSGGQRQRVMIAMALANDPTVLIADEPTTALDVTVQAGILDLIKQLQQEMGLAVLLITHDLGLVSRYAEDVAVMHRGQIVEQGPTAQVMQAPAADYTRHLLAAEPGGTPPIPDATRPEHLRTRDLRVWFRQGPKSFFGSKSWFRAVDGVDTLVRRGETLGIVGESGSGKSTLAMAILRLIESRGEIEMDGARLDPLDRRAMTPWRARLQVVFQDPWGTLNPRMTVGQIIGEGLQVHRPDMKAAERAAEVATILGEVGLPADWQHRYPHEFSGGQRQRIAIARALILRPELLILDEPTSALDRSVQHQVLELLRDLQERHGLSYIFISHDLKLVRAISHQLVVMRDGKALEQGPTEAIFRDPQHLYTRTLIEAAFSTRVHALS; from the coding sequence ATGAGCCGACTGCAGATCGAAAACCTCAGCGTCCGCTTCGGCACCGGCGATCCGGTGGTGGATCAGGTATCCCTGACCCTGCATGCCGGACGCATGCTGGCGCTGGTCGGGGAATCCGGGTCCGGCAAATCCGTGACCGCCCTCTCCCTGCTGCGCCTGCTGCCGCCGCAAGCCCAGGTCAGCGCCAGCGCCATGACCTTCGAAGATCGCGACATACTGCATCTGAACGAACAGCAGTTGCGCGGCCTGCGCGGCGGCCGTATCGGCATGATCTTCCAGGAACCCCTGAGCGCCCTGAACCCCTTGCACACGGTGGAAAAACAGATCGGCGAAAGCATCGCCGTGCATCAGGGCCTGAGCCGCAGCGCCACCCGCAAGCGCGTACTGGCCCTGCTGGACAAGGTACACCTGCCAAAACCCGAGACCCTGCTGGGCCGCTACCCGCACCAGCTGTCCGGCGGCCAGCGGCAGCGCGTCATGATCGCCATGGCGCTGGCCAATGACCCCACCGTGCTGATTGCCGACGAGCCCACCACCGCGCTGGACGTGACCGTGCAGGCCGGCATCCTGGATCTGATCAAACAGCTGCAGCAGGAGATGGGCCTGGCGGTATTGCTGATTACCCATGATCTGGGTCTGGTGAGCCGTTACGCCGAGGATGTTGCGGTCATGCATCGCGGCCAGATCGTCGAACAGGGCCCTACCGCTCAGGTCATGCAGGCTCCCGCCGCCGATTACACCCGTCACCTGCTTGCCGCCGAACCCGGCGGCACACCGCCGATCCCCGATGCAACACGCCCCGAGCACCTGCGTACCCGGGATTTACGCGTCTGGTTCCGGCAGGGGCCGAAAAGCTTCTTCGGCAGCAAGAGCTGGTTCCGCGCCGTGGACGGTGTGGACACCCTGGTCCGTCGTGGCGAAACCCTCGGCATCGTGGGCGAAAGCGGCAGCGGCAAATCCACCCTGGCCATGGCAATATTGCGCCTGATCGAAAGCCGCGGTGAGATCGAGATGGACGGCGCTCGCCTTGACCCGCTGGACCGCCGCGCCATGACCCCCTGGCGCGCGCGCCTGCAAGTCGTCTTCCAGGACCCCTGGGGCACGCTGAACCCGCGCATGACCGTAGGCCAGATCATCGGGGAGGGTTTACAGGTGCACCGCCCCGACATGAAGGCCGCCGAACGCGCCGCCGAAGTCGCCACCATCCTGGGGGAAGTCGGCTTGCCCGCCGACTGGCAACACCGCTACCCGCACGAGTTTTCCGGCGGCCAACGCCAGCGGATCGCCATTGCCCGCGCCCTGATCCTGCGACCCGAACTGCTGATTCTGGATGAACCCACCTCTGCACTGGACCGCAGCGTCCAGCATCAGGTCCTGGAACTGCTGCGCGATCTGCAGGAACGTCACGGGCTGTCGTATATCTTCATCAGCCACGACCTGAAGCTGGTCCGTGCCATCAGCCACCAGCTGGTGGTCATGCGCGACGGCAAGGCGCTGGAGCAAGGCCCCACAGAGGCCATCTTCCGCGATCCGCAACACCTCTATACTCGCACCCTGATTGAGGCCGCCTTTTCCACCCGGGTCCATGCCCTGAGCTGA
- a CDS encoding ABC transporter permease, with protein MVFSNPVHQRQWQTFKANRRGYWSLWIFAAVFVICMGAELIANEKPLLVSYQGNFYLPVLHSYPETTFGGMFETETNYRDPFVRELIEDDGWMIWPLIRFSYSTINYDLTVPSPAPPSGENWLGTDDQGRDVLARIIYGFRTSVLFGLILAFASSVIGIAVGAIQGYFGGWIDLAGQRFLEIWSSMPILYLIIIISSFVTPNFWWLLLIMLLFSWMSLVDLVRAEFLRCRNMDYVRAAKALGVPTPTIMWRHMLPNAMVATLTFVPFILNGAIIMLTTLDFIGFGLPPGSPSMGELLGQGKANLHAPWLGISAFVSLAFLLSLLIFIGEAVRDAFDPRKYLQ; from the coding sequence ATGGTCTTCAGTAATCCCGTACACCAGCGCCAGTGGCAGACCTTCAAGGCCAACCGTCGCGGCTACTGGTCGCTGTGGATCTTCGCGGCCGTGTTCGTCATCTGCATGGGCGCCGAACTCATCGCCAACGAAAAGCCGCTGCTGGTGAGCTACCAGGGCAACTTCTATTTACCGGTGCTGCACAGCTATCCCGAGACCACCTTTGGCGGCATGTTCGAAACGGAAACCAACTACCGCGACCCCTTCGTTCGCGAGCTGATCGAAGACGACGGCTGGATGATCTGGCCGCTGATCCGTTTCAGCTACAGCACCATCAACTATGATCTCACCGTACCCTCCCCTGCACCGCCTTCTGGCGAAAACTGGCTTGGCACCGATGATCAGGGACGCGATGTGCTGGCGCGGATCATCTACGGCTTCCGCACCTCGGTGCTGTTCGGTCTGATACTCGCCTTTGCCAGCAGCGTTATCGGCATCGCCGTGGGCGCCATCCAGGGCTACTTCGGCGGCTGGATTGACCTGGCTGGCCAACGCTTTCTGGAAATCTGGTCGAGCATGCCGATCCTCTACCTGATCATCATCATCTCCAGTTTCGTGACCCCGAATTTCTGGTGGTTGCTGCTGATCATGCTGCTGTTTTCATGGATGTCGCTCGTCGATCTGGTGCGCGCCGAATTCCTGCGCTGCCGCAACATGGATTATGTGCGCGCCGCCAAGGCCCTGGGGGTGCCCACACCCACCATCATGTGGCGGCACATGCTGCCCAACGCCATGGTCGCCACCCTGACGTTTGTGCCCTTCATCCTCAACGGCGCCATCATCATGCTCACCACCCTGGACTTCATCGGCTTTGGCCTGCCGCCCGGCTCCCCTTCCATGGGCGAGCTGCTGGGTCAGGGCAAGGCCAACCTGCACGCCCCCTGGCTGGGCATCAGTGCCTTCGTGTCCCTGGCGTTCCTGCTGTCACTGCTGATCTTTATCGGTGAAGCGGTGCGCGATGCCTTCGACCCGAGGAAATACCTGCAATGA
- a CDS encoding microcin C ABC transporter permease YejB, protein MSRYIARRLLLIIPTLFGILLLNFIIVQAAPGGPVERMVAELRGIESSTGGQFAGSRADFVGSGEGGYRGSQGLPPELLERIQKMYGFDKPAHERFWLMIRNYASFDFGESYYRDRSVVELVRERLPVSISLGLWSTLITYLVSIPLGIRKAVRHGSPFDVWSSSLIIVGYAIPSFLFAILLVVLFAGGSYLDWFPLRGLTSDNFEELTFGGKILDYFWHITLPTIAIVIGNFATLTMLTKNSFLDEISKQYVQTARAKGLTENQVLYRHVFRNAMLIIIAGFPAAFVGVFFTGVLLIEYIFSLDGLGLLGFEAVISRDYPVVFGTLFIFTLIGLVLKLISDLTYVLVDPRIDFERRDN, encoded by the coding sequence ATGAGTCGCTATATTGCGCGTCGGCTGCTGCTGATCATTCCCACCCTGTTCGGCATCCTGTTGCTGAACTTCATCATCGTTCAGGCCGCCCCCGGCGGCCCGGTAGAGCGCATGGTGGCCGAACTGCGCGGCATCGAAAGCAGCACCGGCGGTCAGTTTGCCGGGAGCCGGGCCGATTTCGTCGGCAGCGGTGAAGGCGGCTATCGCGGCTCCCAGGGATTGCCCCCCGAGCTGCTGGAGCGCATTCAGAAGATGTACGGCTTCGACAAGCCCGCCCACGAGCGCTTCTGGCTGATGATCCGCAACTACGCCAGCTTCGACTTCGGCGAATCCTACTATCGCGACCGCAGCGTGGTGGAACTGGTACGCGAACGCTTGCCGGTATCCATCTCGCTGGGGCTGTGGAGCACGCTGATCACCTATCTGGTCTCGATCCCGCTGGGCATCCGCAAGGCCGTGCGCCACGGCTCTCCCTTCGATGTCTGGAGCAGCAGCCTGATCATTGTCGGCTACGCCATTCCCAGCTTCCTGTTCGCCATTCTGCTGGTAGTGCTGTTTGCCGGCGGCAGCTACCTGGACTGGTTCCCGCTGCGTGGCCTGACCTCGGATAACTTTGAGGAACTGACCTTTGGCGGCAAGATTCTCGATTACTTCTGGCATATTACCCTGCCCACGATTGCCATCGTCATCGGCAACTTCGCCACCCTGACCATGCTCACCAAGAACTCGTTCCTCGATGAAATCAGCAAGCAGTATGTGCAGACCGCCCGCGCCAAGGGGCTGACGGAAAACCAGGTGCTCTACCGCCATGTGTTCCGCAACGCCATGCTCATCATCATTGCCGGCTTCCCGGCTGCCTTTGTCGGCGTCTTCTTCACCGGCGTGCTGCTGATCGAATATATCTTCTCCCTTGACGGACTCGGCCTGCTCGGCTTTGAAGCCGTGATCAGCCGCGATTACCCGGTGGTCTTCGGCACCCTGTTCATCTTTACCCTGATCGGGCTGGTGCTGAAGCTGATCAGCGACCTGACCTATGTGCTGGTGGACCCTCGCATCGACTTCGAGCGGAGGGACAACTGA
- a CDS encoding extracellular solute-binding protein gives MKRVLLPALLAGLFSHGLSAAPGEHAIAMHGEPKYPADFAHFDYVNPDAPKGGRLRRHTIGTYDSFNPFISRGSPAAGLGMLYDTLTTSSSDEPFTQYGLLAERIEMPEDRSWVIYHLREEARFADGKPVTAEDVVYTFTLLTEKGQPFYSFYYGDVEKVEALDKHRVRFSFSGGDNRELALIVGQMQVLPKHYWEERNFERGTLEPPLGSGPYRIVSHDPGKRVVYERRTDYWGKDLPVNRGRHNFDRISYEYFLDDTVALEAFKGGRYDLRLENVAANWANGYQGPALSRGDIIMDTFDHDLPSGMQAFTYNLRRPLFQDRTLRKALAYAFDFEWTNQNLFHNQYRRTRSYFENSELAAEGLPGKDELAILEPLRDKLPEEVFTSVYNPPKSDGSGRPRDNLLRAQTLLREAGYTLRNGQLHTPDGQPVRFEILIDSATWERVSLPFANNLRGLGVRAEVRRVDHTQYIERLRRFDFDMVVNVFPQSNSPGNEQRDFWHSSAADRPDSRNLLGLQDPAIDALVDLVISAADRDALVTRVRALDRALQWGHYVIPNWYTDHFRIAYWKHLAHPGKPAPHGLPLDTWWHKDAE, from the coding sequence ATGAAACGAGTGCTTCTGCCGGCGCTGTTGGCCGGCCTGTTCAGCCATGGCCTGAGTGCCGCCCCGGGCGAACACGCTATCGCCATGCATGGTGAACCCAAATACCCCGCTGACTTCGCCCACTTTGATTACGTCAATCCGGATGCGCCCAAAGGCGGGCGCCTGCGTCGACACACCATCGGCACCTACGACAGTTTCAACCCTTTCATCTCCCGAGGCTCCCCCGCAGCCGGTCTGGGCATGCTCTACGATACCCTGACCACCAGCAGCAGCGATGAGCCTTTCACCCAATACGGCCTGCTGGCAGAACGCATCGAAATGCCCGAGGACCGCAGCTGGGTCATTTATCACCTGCGCGAGGAAGCCCGTTTTGCCGACGGCAAGCCGGTCACTGCCGAGGATGTCGTCTATACCTTCACGCTGCTGACGGAAAAAGGACAGCCTTTCTACAGCTTCTATTACGGCGATGTGGAAAAGGTCGAGGCCCTGGACAAACACCGGGTGCGCTTCAGCTTCAGTGGCGGCGACAACCGCGAGTTGGCCTTGATCGTTGGCCAGATGCAGGTACTGCCGAAACACTACTGGGAAGAGCGCAATTTCGAGCGCGGCACCCTGGAGCCGCCCCTGGGCAGCGGCCCCTACCGGATCGTCAGCCACGACCCCGGCAAACGCGTGGTCTATGAACGCCGCACTGATTACTGGGGCAAGGACCTGCCGGTCAACCGTGGCCGCCACAACTTTGACCGGATCAGCTACGAATACTTCCTGGATGACACTGTCGCCCTGGAAGCCTTCAAGGGTGGCCGTTACGACCTGCGCCTGGAGAACGTGGCCGCCAACTGGGCGAACGGCTACCAGGGTCCCGCCCTGAGCCGGGGCGACATCATCATGGACACCTTTGATCATGACCTGCCCTCGGGCATGCAGGCCTTCACCTACAATCTGCGCCGCCCGCTGTTCCAGGACCGCACGCTGCGCAAGGCACTGGCCTACGCCTTTGATTTCGAATGGACCAATCAGAACCTGTTCCACAATCAATATCGTCGCACCCGCAGCTACTTCGAGAACTCCGAACTGGCCGCAGAGGGCCTGCCCGGCAAGGATGAACTGGCGATCCTCGAGCCACTGCGTGACAAGCTGCCGGAAGAGGTCTTTACCTCGGTGTACAACCCGCCGAAGAGCGATGGCAGTGGCCGCCCGCGGGACAACCTGTTACGTGCCCAGACCCTGTTGCGCGAAGCAGGCTATACACTGCGCAACGGTCAACTGCATACACCCGACGGCCAGCCGGTGCGTTTCGAGATCCTGATCGACAGCGCCACCTGGGAGCGCGTATCGCTGCCCTTTGCCAATAACCTGCGCGGCCTGGGCGTGCGTGCCGAAGTACGCCGCGTGGACCACACCCAGTATATCGAGCGGTTGCGCCGCTTCGATTTCGACATGGTGGTGAATGTCTTCCCCCAGTCCAATTCTCCGGGCAACGAGCAGCGCGACTTCTGGCACTCCAGCGCGGCGGACCGGCCGGATTCGCGCAACCTTCTCGGCCTGCAGGACCCCGCCATTGATGCGCTGGTCGACCTGGTGATCAGCGCCGCCGACCGTGATGCACTGGTGACTCGTGTGCGCGCGCTGGACCGCGCCCTGCAATGGGGGCACTACGTGATTCCCAACTGGTACACCGACCATTTCCGTATTGCTTACTGGAAACATCTGGCCCATCCGGGCAAACCGGCGCCCCATGGGCTGCCGCTCGATACCTGGTGGCACAAGGACGCTGAATGA
- a CDS encoding extracellular solute-binding protein, with protein MTVMRPAMHLWPALLWLLALSAQASGREEDPVTRSHGYSPFGELRYGADFEHFDYVNPDAPRVGTLKLFGFGTFDSLNPYVMTGRSLAGTPGASVFGFLETTDTLLMGSGAHNRVGDEPSSAYGLIAHTVEYPASLDWVIFHLREEARFNDGTPITAQDVVFSLDLLREQGHPRYALMLSDVTGAEVLDSHRVRFTLTGEGRRDLPLALGDLPVLPAHYWAERDFGATLEPPVVSNPYRIARVRPGRQIVFERVEDYWARDLPVNRGRYNFDEVVFDFYRDAQVGFEAFKTGGYDVHLDYVAKHWATAYSFPAVRRGRIQRAEIPHSVPKGTQAFFINQRRPPLHDRRVREALNLLFDFEWTNRAIFNDAYARSESWFPNSLNSATGVPQGRELALLEPFRERLPAELFTRPFQHPQGDGSGNIRERMQQAIALLQEAGYRIQGRHLVHRDSGEPLRLEILNYQTPGMARVVEPYLRNLERVGIQASYRPLDPASYKERLDRFDYDITIFVLPQRAYPGPELRDYLHSSSADMAGSRNYSRISDPVVDALIDASMAAETDADYRAAMQALDRVLLWQHYSVPHWYIDHHRLAWWDKFGRPDAPMPYILGTETWWKKTD; from the coding sequence ATGACTGTCATGCGACCCGCCATGCACCTGTGGCCCGCCCTGCTGTGGCTGCTGGCGCTCAGCGCGCAGGCCAGCGGGCGGGAAGAGGATCCGGTCACCCGCAGCCACGGTTACAGCCCCTTCGGGGAACTGCGTTATGGCGCTGACTTCGAGCACTTCGATTACGTCAATCCCGACGCGCCCCGAGTCGGCACACTGAAGCTGTTTGGCTTCGGCACCTTCGACAGCCTCAACCCTTATGTCATGACCGGCCGCAGCCTGGCCGGCACCCCGGGGGCCTCGGTGTTCGGCTTTCTGGAGACCACCGATACCCTGCTGATGGGCAGCGGTGCCCATAACCGGGTCGGTGACGAACCCAGCAGCGCCTACGGGCTGATCGCCCATACGGTGGAGTACCCGGCCAGCCTCGACTGGGTGATCTTTCACCTGCGCGAGGAAGCGCGCTTCAACGACGGCACTCCGATTACCGCACAAGACGTTGTCTTTTCCCTTGATCTGCTGCGTGAACAGGGTCATCCACGCTATGCCCTGATGCTCAGCGACGTCACCGGGGCCGAGGTGCTGGACAGCCACCGGGTGCGCTTCACCCTGACCGGTGAAGGGCGCCGGGATCTGCCGCTCGCTCTTGGCGACCTGCCCGTGCTGCCCGCCCATTACTGGGCCGAACGTGACTTCGGCGCCACGCTGGAGCCCCCGGTGGTCAGCAACCCCTACCGCATCGCGCGCGTCCGCCCGGGACGGCAGATCGTGTTTGAACGGGTCGAGGACTACTGGGCCCGCGACCTGCCGGTCAATCGCGGCCGCTACAACTTCGATGAGGTGGTTTTCGATTTCTACCGCGATGCCCAGGTGGGCTTCGAGGCCTTCAAGACCGGCGGCTACGATGTGCATCTGGACTATGTGGCCAAGCACTGGGCCACCGCCTACAGCTTCCCGGCCGTGCGCCGTGGCCGTATCCAGCGGGCCGAAATTCCACACAGTGTGCCCAAGGGCACCCAGGCCTTCTTCATCAACCAGCGCCGCCCGCCACTGCATGATCGCCGTGTGCGCGAGGCCCTGAACCTGCTGTTCGATTTCGAGTGGACCAACCGCGCCATCTTCAACGATGCCTATGCACGCTCCGAGAGCTGGTTCCCGAACAGCCTCAACAGCGCGACCGGTGTGCCCCAGGGACGCGAGCTGGCATTGCTGGAACCCTTCCGCGAGCGCCTGCCCGCCGAACTCTTCACCCGACCTTTCCAGCACCCGCAGGGTGATGGCTCGGGGAACATCCGTGAGCGCATGCAGCAGGCCATCGCGCTGCTGCAAGAGGCCGGTTACCGCATCCAGGGGCGTCATCTGGTACACCGTGACAGCGGGGAACCTTTGCGCCTGGAAATTCTCAATTATCAGACACCCGGTATGGCGCGTGTGGTGGAACCGTATCTGCGCAACCTTGAACGCGTCGGCATCCAGGCCAGTTATCGTCCCCTGGACCCGGCCAGTTACAAGGAGCGCCTCGACCGGTTCGACTACGACATCACGATTTTTGTGTTGCCGCAGCGCGCCTATCCCGGACCGGAACTGCGTGACTACCTGCATTCATCAAGTGCAGACATGGCGGGCAGCCGCAACTATTCACGCATCAGTGACCCGGTAGTGGATGCATTGATAGACGCCAGCATGGCCGCAGAAACTGACGCCGATTACCGCGCTGCCATGCAGGCACTGGACCGCGTGCTACTCTGGCAGCATTATTCAGTGCCGCACTGGTACATTGATCACCACCGGCTGGCATGGTGGGACAAGTTCGGTCGCCCGGATGCGCCCATGCCCTACATACTGGGTACCGAGACCTGGTGGAAAAAAACAGACTAG
- a CDS encoding LysM peptidoglycan-binding domain-containing protein yields MRYTLLMLGLVGLGVITTSTTGCSLRPAIDDLDPMPAATELSPDPVVLSGHPDPDPEATPKSDADLWDRVRAGFSLDLDVDNDRITAQRNWYARHQGYLDRVATRAERYLHHIVEEAEARNIPMEMALLPIVESAFDPFAYSHGRASGPWQFIPSTGRHFGLDQDWWSDGRRDIIDSTDAALTYLQQLSNRFGGDWLLALASYNAGGGNVNRAITRNRNAGRPTDYWNLRLPAETMAYVPKLLALAQIVRDPEAYGVTLQAIPDTPYFEAVDIGGQMDLAQAAEMAEVSLEEIYMLNPAYNRWATSPNGPHRLLVPADRAEAFRERVAGLPPEQRMRWERYTIARGDSLISIANRHQTTPEMLREVNRLRGNTIVAGNTLLIPRPARDPDSYTLSAEARLDARQNRAVSGRQQITHRVTNGDTLWGLSRHYKVGVRELAAWNQMAPGDTLRVGQELAIWSSEAAPAANSNGNRPDMVRRINYAVRRGDSLHAIANRFNVSVNQISSWNNIDRNRFLQPGQQLTLYVDIRDAP; encoded by the coding sequence ATGCGATACACACTTCTGATGCTGGGCCTTGTTGGCCTCGGGGTTATCACGACAAGCACGACCGGTTGCAGCCTGCGACCGGCCATTGACGATCTGGATCCCATGCCGGCGGCCACTGAGCTGTCCCCTGACCCGGTGGTGCTCAGCGGCCATCCTGACCCCGATCCGGAAGCCACCCCGAAGAGCGATGCCGACCTGTGGGACCGGGTCCGCGCCGGCTTCAGCCTGGATCTGGACGTGGACAACGACCGGATCACCGCCCAGCGCAACTGGTATGCCCGCCATCAGGGCTACCTCGACCGGGTCGCCACCCGCGCCGAGCGCTATCTGCACCATATCGTCGAGGAAGCCGAGGCCCGCAACATTCCGATGGAAATGGCACTGCTGCCCATCGTCGAGAGCGCCTTTGATCCGTTTGCCTACTCCCATGGCCGCGCTTCCGGTCCCTGGCAGTTCATCCCCTCCACTGGCCGTCACTTCGGCCTGGACCAGGACTGGTGGTCCGATGGCCGTCGCGACATCATCGATTCCACCGACGCCGCGCTGACCTACCTGCAGCAGTTGTCCAACCGCTTTGGCGGTGACTGGCTGCTGGCGCTGGCGTCGTACAACGCCGGTGGCGGCAACGTGAACCGCGCCATTACCCGCAATCGCAATGCCGGCCGCCCCACCGACTACTGGAACCTGCGCCTGCCCGCCGAAACCATGGCCTATGTACCGAAACTGCTGGCATTGGCCCAGATCGTGCGCGATCCGGAAGCGTACGGTGTGACCTTGCAGGCCATCCCCGACACGCCCTACTTCGAAGCCGTGGATATCGGCGGCCAGATGGACCTGGCCCAGGCCGCAGAGATGGCCGAGGTGTCACTGGAAGAAATCTACATGCTGAACCCGGCCTATAACCGCTGGGCCACTTCACCGAACGGCCCGCACCGGCTGCTGGTGCCGGCCGACCGGGCTGAAGCCTTCCGTGAGCGCGTGGCGGGCCTGCCGCCGGAACAGCGCATGCGCTGGGAGCGCTACACCATCGCCCGGGGTGACAGCCTGATCAGCATCGCCAACCGCCACCAGACCACCCCGGAGATGCTGCGCGAAGTGAACCGCCTGCGCGGCAACACCATCGTCGCCGGCAACACTCTGCTCATTCCGCGCCCGGCGCGCGACCCGGACAGCTACACCCTGAGTGCCGAGGCACGTCTGGACGCACGCCAGAACCGTGCTGTCAGCGGCCGCCAGCAGATCACCCATCGGGTCACCAACGGCGACACCCTGTGGGGCCTGTCGCGCCACTACAAGGTCGGCGTGCGCGAGCTGGCCGCCTGGAACCAGATGGCCCCGGGCGACACGCTGCGTGTCGGTCAGGAACTGGCCATCTGGAGCAGCGAGGCCGCGCCGGCCGCGAACAGCAACGGCAATCGCCCCGATATGGTGCGCCGTATCAACTATGCAGTGCGTCGAGGGGACTCCTTGCATGCCATCGCCAACCGCTTCAATGTGTCGGTAAACCAGATCAGCAGCTGGAACAACATTGATCGCAATCGCTTCCTGCAACCGGGGCAACAACTGACGCTGTACGTAGACATCCGCGACGCCCCCTGA
- the gloB gene encoding hydroxyacylglutathione hydrolase — MLTLHPVPAFADNYIWVLADAQGQALVVDPGDAAPVIDYLTDRGLALRALLITHHHPDHVGGIHALLDAARERGDGEVPVYGPASETIPGRTHALEDGNTVTLSAPALHFQVLHVPGHTLGHIAFYTADTGQPVLFCGDTLFAAGCGRLFEGTPAQMHASLQRLAALPDDTRVCCAHEYTVSNLRFAQAVTPDDEAVNQRLADMVHKREAGDVTLPVTLADERRSNPFLRVGEPALQAAATRRAGHALDGDTAVFAQLRQWKDQF, encoded by the coding sequence ATGCTGACACTACATCCTGTACCCGCATTTGCTGATAATTACATCTGGGTGCTCGCCGACGCTCAGGGCCAGGCTCTGGTGGTCGATCCCGGCGATGCCGCCCCGGTGATCGATTACCTGACCGACCGGGGGCTTGCGCTGCGTGCCCTGCTGATTACCCACCACCACCCGGACCATGTGGGCGGCATTCACGCCCTGCTGGACGCCGCGCGCGAGCGCGGGGACGGCGAGGTCCCGGTGTATGGCCCGGCCAGCGAGACCATTCCCGGCCGCACTCACGCGCTGGAGGATGGCAACACGGTGACGCTGAGCGCACCGGCGCTGCACTTCCAGGTGCTGCATGTGCCCGGTCACACGCTGGGCCATATCGCCTTCTATACCGCCGACACAGGCCAACCCGTGCTGTTTTGCGGCGACACCCTGTTTGCCGCAGGCTGCGGGCGGCTGTTTGAGGGCACGCCGGCGCAGATGCATGCGTCGCTGCAGCGTCTGGCCGCCCTGCCTGACGATACGCGGGTCTGCTGCGCCCATGAATATACGGTCTCGAACCTGCGTTTTGCCCAGGCGGTGACGCCTGACGATGAAGCCGTGAACCAACGGCTCGCGGACATGGTCCACAAGCGCGAAGCGGGCGACGTCACCCTGCCAGTGACCCTGGCCGACGAGCGTCGCAGCAACCCGTTCCTGCGCGTGGGCGAACCCGCGCTGCAGGCGGCAGCCACGCGCCGGGCCGGACACGCTCTGGACGGTGATACGGCAGTATTTGCCCAGTTGCGTCAGTGGAAAGACCAGTTCTGA
- a CDS encoding class I SAM-dependent methyltransferase gives MGIPRLIRTPFRRHPPDTGAAFERWLQSPLGERLLAAERAVLADVLPRLPGVRALQCTVGAPQPLLDESVAPLHWSLGRHGAVDVRARPAQLPLQRNSLDLVLLHHSLDFEDDPHLLLGEAARVLQPGGALVVVGFQPLSLWGLTRLLRLTSARVPWIARFIRPHRVSDWLHVLACEVEGFESSLHGWPRVPRRPERRSWLERLGGRFWTQHGAFYVLVARKRAAMMRPLRPRFALPQAAPNVIPVSMARWQQRTSTEQD, from the coding sequence ATGGGCATTCCCCGACTCATTCGCACACCCTTCCGGAGGCACCCGCCGGATACGGGCGCGGCCTTCGAGCGCTGGCTGCAGAGCCCGCTCGGCGAGCGTTTGCTGGCCGCCGAGCGGGCTGTGCTGGCGGACGTCCTGCCGCGCTTGCCGGGTGTGCGCGCCCTGCAATGTACCGTCGGCGCGCCGCAGCCGTTGCTGGATGAGAGCGTGGCGCCGCTGCACTGGTCTCTGGGGCGCCACGGTGCGGTGGATGTCCGCGCGCGGCCCGCGCAGTTGCCGCTGCAGCGCAACAGCCTGGATCTGGTCCTGTTGCACCACAGCCTGGATTTTGAAGATGATCCCCATCTCTTGCTGGGCGAGGCGGCGCGCGTACTGCAACCCGGTGGGGCACTGGTGGTGGTTGGCTTCCAGCCGCTCAGCCTGTGGGGCCTGACCCGGCTGCTGCGCCTGACATCGGCCAGGGTGCCGTGGATTGCCCGTTTCATCCGCCCGCACCGGGTCAGTGACTGGCTGCATGTACTGGCCTGCGAGGTGGAAGGCTTCGAAAGCAGCCTGCATGGCTGGCCCCGGGTGCCGCGTCGGCCAGAGCGGCGCAGCTGGCTGGAGCGCCTGGGCGGGCGCTTCTGGACACAGCACGGCGCGTTTTATGTACTGGTGGCACGCAAGCGGGCGGCAATGATGCGGCCGCTGCGGCCACGCTTTGCGCTGCCGCAGGCAGCGCCAAACGTGATCCCGGTGTCCATGGCGCGTTGGCAGCAGCGCACCAGCACCGAGCAGGATTAA